The Arthrobacter sp. NicSoilC5 genome has a window encoding:
- a CDS encoding GntR family transcriptional regulator — protein MRASDKAYAALRDDIIEWRLAPGTVLAEVEQSERLGVSRTPLREALGRLTAEGLTTAGGRGVVVTDISLEDIDELFELRETLEGKAAALAARRGDAATFEQLQRELLNAPALISGGDPALHDYYELVGRLDAAIDAAISNSYLAQAMRSLRVHLVRIRRLAADDARRLTAAAAEHAAIAEAIAAGNPKLAEAATIVHLHRSLSHVKATHASHPKEHHG, from the coding sequence ATGCGCGCCAGCGACAAGGCCTACGCGGCCCTGCGGGACGACATCATCGAATGGCGCCTCGCTCCCGGTACTGTCCTGGCCGAGGTGGAACAGTCCGAACGCCTTGGTGTGTCGCGCACACCGCTCCGTGAAGCACTGGGCCGCCTGACGGCAGAGGGGCTGACGACGGCAGGCGGCCGCGGCGTCGTGGTCACCGACATCTCCCTCGAGGACATCGACGAACTGTTCGAACTGCGCGAAACCCTTGAGGGCAAGGCCGCCGCCCTGGCTGCCCGGCGAGGGGACGCTGCCACGTTCGAGCAGCTGCAGCGCGAACTGCTCAATGCCCCCGCGCTGATCAGCGGCGGGGACCCCGCCCTGCATGACTATTACGAACTGGTGGGCCGGCTGGACGCCGCCATCGACGCCGCCATCTCCAACTCCTACCTGGCCCAGGCCATGCGAAGCCTGCGCGTGCACCTGGTCCGGATCCGCCGGCTTGCAGCGGACGACGCCCGCCGCCTCACCGCCGCAGCGGCCGAACACGCCGCCATCGCGGAGGCCATCGCAGCCGGCAACCCGAAGCTCGCTGAGGCGGCGACGATCGTCCACCTGCACCGAAGCCTCTCCCACGTCAAAGCAACCCACGCATCCCACCCGAAGGAGCACCATGGTTAA
- a CDS encoding cation:dicarboxylase symporter family transporter, protein MASQRGESLETATPRRKGLDKSHYLYIAVIAAVVLGAVVGLLFPEVGKSLKPLGDGFVKLIKMMIAPVIFCTIVLGIGSIAKAATVGKVGGLALGYFIIMSTFALAIGLVVGNLIHPGEGLKLTPYDPNKKAATDSTVDFLMGIIPGDIPVLPTLLAAILVGFALQKMGTQGTPILKAIGHAQGLVFRILIMIMWLAPIGAFGAIAAVVGATGVQAIVSMFTLMIAFYITCALFIVVILGGLLQVVAGVNIFKLMKYLAREYLIIFSTSSSEAALPRLIAKMEHLGVSKPVVGVTVPTGYSFNLDGTAIYLTMASLFVANAMGTPLDLGAQISLLVFMIIASKGAAGVTGAGLATLAAGLQAHRPELLGGVGMIVGIDRFMSEARALTNFTGNAVATVLVGTWVKEIDGGQVARVLSGEVPFDEQTMIAGHGEMAPKEEGAREAAKA, encoded by the coding sequence ATGGCTTCTCAACGAGGAGAGTCGCTCGAGACCGCGACGCCGCGGCGCAAGGGACTGGACAAGTCCCACTACCTTTACATTGCCGTTATCGCCGCCGTCGTCCTCGGCGCGGTTGTCGGCCTGCTCTTCCCGGAGGTGGGCAAGTCCCTCAAGCCCCTGGGAGACGGGTTCGTCAAGCTCATCAAGATGATGATTGCCCCGGTCATCTTCTGCACGATTGTCCTGGGCATCGGATCCATTGCCAAGGCAGCCACCGTCGGCAAGGTGGGCGGCCTCGCACTGGGCTACTTCATCATCATGTCCACCTTCGCGCTGGCCATCGGCCTCGTGGTGGGCAACCTGATCCACCCCGGCGAAGGCCTGAAGCTGACGCCCTACGACCCCAACAAGAAGGCCGCCACTGACAGCACCGTGGACTTCCTGATGGGCATCATCCCGGGTGACATCCCCGTCCTGCCCACCCTGCTGGCCGCCATCCTGGTGGGCTTCGCCCTGCAGAAGATGGGCACGCAGGGGACCCCCATCCTCAAGGCCATCGGCCACGCCCAGGGCCTCGTTTTCCGCATCCTCATCATGATCATGTGGCTGGCTCCGATTGGTGCCTTCGGTGCCATCGCCGCCGTCGTCGGCGCAACCGGCGTCCAGGCCATCGTGAGCATGTTCACGCTGATGATCGCCTTCTACATCACCTGCGCACTGTTCATCGTGGTCATCCTGGGCGGCCTCCTCCAGGTCGTTGCCGGAGTGAACATCTTCAAGCTGATGAAGTACCTGGCCCGCGAGTACCTCATCATCTTCTCCACCTCCTCCTCCGAAGCGGCGCTGCCCCGCCTGATCGCCAAGATGGAACACCTCGGCGTCTCCAAGCCCGTCGTGGGCGTCACCGTTCCCACGGGCTACTCCTTCAACCTGGACGGAACCGCCATCTACCTGACCATGGCGTCCCTCTTCGTTGCCAACGCCATGGGAACCCCGCTGGACCTCGGCGCCCAGATCTCCCTGCTGGTCTTCATGATCATCGCCTCCAAGGGTGCCGCCGGCGTCACCGGCGCCGGCCTGGCCACCCTCGCAGCAGGCCTGCAGGCACACCGTCCCGAGCTGCTGGGCGGCGTGGGCATGATCGTGGGAATCGACCGCTTCATGTCCGAGGCCCGCGCCCTGACCAACTTCACCGGCAACGCAGTGGCCACGGTCCTGGTGGGCACCTGGGTCAAGGAGATCGACGGCGGCCAGGTTGCCCGCGTCCTCTCCGGCGAAGTCCCCTTCGACGAGCAGACCATGATCGCCGGCCACGGCGAGATGGCACCGAAGGAAGAAGGCGCCCGCGAGGCCGCCAAGGCCTAG
- a CDS encoding bifunctional 2-methylcitrate synthase/citrate synthase: MAENEIKKGLAGVVVDYTAVSKVNPDTNSLLYRGYPVQELAARCSFEEVAYLLWNGELPTKEQLAEFTARERAGRALDPVVKQVIDALPVTSHPMDVCRTAASVMGARHPQAEDSSREANMAKAVDLFAAMPAVVAYDQRRRHGQELVEPRDDLGYSANFLWMAFGEEQVPEVVDAFNVSMILYAEHSFNASTFTARVITSTLSDLHSAVTGAIGALKGPLHGGANEAVMHTFDEIGIRQEESLEEAAARAKAWMEDALAQKKKVMGFGHRVYKHGDSRVPTMKAALDKMIAHYGRPELLGLYNGLETAMDEAKAIKPNLDYPAGPTYHLMGFDTPTFTPLFVASRITGWTAHIMEQLDANSLIRPLSEYNGVEERHLA, translated from the coding sequence ATGGCTGAAAATGAGATCAAAAAGGGCCTCGCCGGCGTCGTGGTGGATTACACCGCGGTTTCGAAGGTCAACCCGGACACCAACTCGCTGCTCTACCGCGGCTACCCGGTCCAGGAGCTGGCCGCCCGCTGCAGCTTCGAGGAAGTGGCCTACCTGCTGTGGAACGGCGAACTGCCCACAAAAGAGCAGCTCGCGGAGTTCACCGCGCGGGAACGTGCCGGACGTGCCCTTGACCCCGTGGTCAAGCAGGTCATCGACGCCTTGCCGGTGACCTCGCACCCGATGGATGTCTGCCGGACCGCGGCCTCGGTGATGGGTGCCCGGCACCCGCAGGCGGAGGACTCGTCGCGGGAGGCCAACATGGCCAAAGCGGTGGACCTGTTCGCCGCCATGCCCGCAGTGGTGGCCTACGACCAGCGCCGCCGCCACGGCCAGGAGCTCGTGGAGCCGCGCGATGACCTGGGCTATTCGGCGAACTTCCTGTGGATGGCCTTCGGCGAGGAACAGGTGCCCGAGGTGGTGGATGCCTTCAACGTCTCGATGATCCTCTACGCCGAGCACTCCTTCAACGCGTCCACGTTCACCGCACGCGTCATCACCTCGACGCTCTCGGACCTGCACTCAGCGGTAACCGGAGCCATCGGGGCCCTGAAGGGTCCGCTGCACGGCGGGGCGAACGAAGCCGTAATGCATACCTTCGACGAGATCGGCATCCGGCAGGAGGAGTCCCTCGAGGAGGCTGCGGCGCGGGCGAAGGCCTGGATGGAGGATGCCCTGGCCCAGAAGAAGAAGGTCATGGGCTTCGGCCACCGCGTCTACAAGCACGGCGACTCCCGGGTCCCCACCATGAAGGCCGCCCTGGACAAAATGATTGCCCACTACGGCCGCCCCGAACTGCTGGGGCTGTACAACGGCCTGGAAACGGCGATGGACGAAGCCAAGGCCATCAAGCCGAACCTTGACTACCCGGCGGGGCCCACCTACCACCTGATGGGCTTCGACACCCCCACGTTCACCCCCCTGTTCGTGGCCAGCCGGATCACCGGCTGGACCGCGCACATCATGGAGCAGTTGGACGCCAACTCGCTGATCCGCCCGTTGAGCGAGTACAACGGGGTGGAGGAACGGCACCTGGCCTAG
- a CDS encoding propionyl-CoA synthetase, which yields MVTKSYRDSYQRSLEQPEDFWLEAAQKISWTSPPGRALDSSRAPLYSWFPDGALNTCYNALDRHVAEGRGGQDALIHDSAMLGTQQRYTYAELTDLVARFAGVLRRHGVGKGDRVVIYMPMIPEAAIAILATARLGAVHSVVFGGFAPKELAARIRDAAPAAVVTASGGIEPARRIEYLPAVAEALGLAGTAGIPVVVKARDGFASAAGDHAGWLDWDSAMASAEAVAPVAVQATDPLYILYTSGTTGAPKGVVRDNGGHAVALRWTLENIYGIGPGDVMWTASDVGWVVGHSYIVYGPLLAGATTVMYEGKPVGTPDAGAFWRVVQDHKVNVLFTAPTALRAIRKADPEASLLGNYDVSSLRTLFAAGERLDTDTFHWASRVLGVPVVDHWWQTETGWAICANPRGLEPLPIKAGSPSVPMPGFRLRILDGAGGEVEPGTEGNIVLELPLPPGTLTTLWRNDERFISSYLQAFEGCYATGDSGYRDEDGYLFVMGRTDDIINVAGHRLSTGAMEQVIGQHPAVAECAVIGLADPLKGQRPSGYVVLKSGVDIPEDVLAKDLVALVRRDIGAVADFKHVTVVDALPKTRSGKILRKTMRQIADGEEYTVPSTIEDPGVIDQLIGTLRVGGAEAR from the coding sequence ATGGTCACCAAAAGCTACCGGGACAGCTACCAGCGCAGCCTCGAACAGCCCGAAGATTTTTGGCTGGAGGCAGCGCAGAAGATTTCCTGGACCTCTCCGCCGGGCCGGGCCCTGGACTCCAGCCGGGCACCGCTTTACAGCTGGTTCCCCGACGGCGCCCTGAACACCTGCTACAACGCGCTGGACCGGCACGTCGCCGAGGGCCGCGGAGGGCAGGATGCCCTGATCCATGACTCCGCGATGCTGGGTACACAGCAGCGCTACACCTACGCGGAACTGACGGACCTCGTGGCCCGCTTTGCCGGCGTGCTGCGGCGCCACGGCGTCGGCAAGGGCGACCGCGTGGTGATCTACATGCCCATGATCCCGGAAGCCGCCATCGCCATTCTGGCCACTGCCCGGCTGGGCGCGGTCCACTCGGTGGTCTTTGGCGGCTTCGCGCCCAAGGAGCTCGCCGCGCGCATCCGCGATGCCGCCCCCGCCGCCGTGGTCACGGCCTCCGGCGGGATCGAACCGGCCAGGCGCATCGAATACCTGCCTGCCGTCGCGGAGGCCCTCGGGCTGGCCGGCACGGCCGGCATTCCCGTGGTGGTCAAAGCGCGCGACGGCTTCGCATCGGCGGCCGGGGACCATGCTGGATGGCTGGACTGGGATTCGGCCATGGCTTCGGCCGAAGCCGTGGCCCCTGTCGCCGTGCAGGCCACGGACCCGCTGTATATCCTCTACACCTCCGGAACAACGGGCGCGCCCAAGGGCGTGGTGCGGGACAACGGAGGGCACGCCGTCGCCCTGCGCTGGACCCTGGAAAACATTTACGGCATCGGCCCCGGCGACGTGATGTGGACGGCGTCCGACGTTGGCTGGGTGGTGGGGCACTCCTACATCGTTTATGGTCCGTTGCTGGCCGGAGCCACCACCGTGATGTACGAGGGCAAACCGGTGGGCACTCCTGACGCCGGGGCGTTCTGGCGCGTGGTCCAGGACCACAAGGTCAACGTGCTGTTCACCGCTCCCACGGCGCTGCGGGCCATCCGCAAGGCCGATCCGGAGGCATCGCTGCTGGGGAACTACGACGTCTCCAGCCTGCGGACGCTGTTCGCCGCCGGCGAGCGGCTGGACACGGACACGTTCCACTGGGCATCCAGGGTTTTAGGCGTGCCCGTGGTGGACCACTGGTGGCAGACCGAGACAGGTTGGGCCATTTGCGCCAATCCGCGTGGACTGGAGCCATTGCCCATCAAGGCCGGCTCCCCGAGCGTTCCGATGCCCGGGTTCCGGCTGCGGATCCTCGACGGCGCGGGCGGGGAAGTGGAGCCCGGCACCGAAGGCAACATCGTCCTGGAGCTGCCGTTGCCGCCGGGCACCCTCACCACCCTGTGGAGAAACGATGAACGCTTCATCTCGTCCTACCTGCAGGCCTTCGAGGGCTGCTACGCCACGGGCGATTCCGGCTACCGCGACGAGGACGGGTACCTGTTCGTCATGGGCCGCACCGACGACATCATCAATGTTGCCGGACACCGGCTGTCCACCGGCGCCATGGAACAGGTGATCGGCCAGCATCCGGCGGTTGCCGAGTGTGCCGTGATCGGCCTCGCCGACCCCCTCAAGGGCCAGCGCCCCAGCGGCTACGTGGTGCTCAAATCCGGCGTCGACATCCCCGAAGACGTCCTGGCCAAGGACCTGGTGGCCCTGGTCCGGCGGGACATTGGTGCGGTTGCGGACTTCAAGCATGTGACGGTGGTGGACGCGCTGCCCAAGACCCGGTCCGGGAAAATCCTCCGCAAGACCATGCGCCAGATCGCAGACGGCGAGGAGTACACCGTACCCTCAACCATCGAGGATCCCGGGGTCATCGACCAGTTGATCGGCACCCTCCGGGTGGGCGGGGCGGAAGCCCGCTGA
- a CDS encoding AAA family ATPase, whose product MSSEQGSATLEGTEFDLENAVMGPTGRPYREFPEPAPLSSHGPARVIAMVNQKGGVGKTTSTINLAAALAEYGRRVLLVDFDPQGALSAGLGVNPHELDLTVYNVLMDRKVDIRDAIHQTGVENVDLLPANIDLSAAEVQLVNEVAREQVLDRALKKVEDDYDVVLIDCQPSLGLLTVNALTAAHGVIIPLICEFFALRAVALLVETIDKVQDRLNPRLQVDGVLATMYDARTLHSREVITRLVEAFGDKVFETVIKRSIKFADATVAAEPITSYAGNHVGADAYRRLAKELISRGGAP is encoded by the coding sequence GTGAGCAGCGAACAGGGTTCAGCAACTCTGGAGGGCACGGAATTCGACCTGGAAAACGCGGTGATGGGCCCCACGGGTCGCCCATACCGCGAGTTCCCGGAACCCGCGCCGCTGTCCTCCCACGGTCCGGCCCGCGTCATCGCCATGGTCAACCAGAAGGGCGGCGTCGGGAAGACCACCTCCACCATCAACCTGGCCGCGGCACTCGCCGAATACGGCCGGCGTGTCCTGCTGGTGGACTTCGACCCCCAGGGTGCGCTGTCGGCGGGCCTGGGCGTCAACCCGCACGAACTCGACCTCACCGTGTACAACGTCCTGATGGACCGCAAGGTGGACATCCGCGACGCCATCCACCAGACCGGTGTCGAGAACGTCGACCTGCTGCCGGCCAACATCGACCTCTCCGCGGCGGAAGTGCAGCTGGTGAACGAGGTGGCGCGCGAACAGGTCCTGGACCGTGCGCTGAAGAAGGTCGAAGACGACTACGACGTCGTCCTCATCGACTGCCAGCCGTCCCTGGGCCTCCTGACCGTCAACGCCCTCACCGCGGCCCACGGCGTCATCATCCCGCTCATTTGCGAGTTCTTCGCGCTCCGCGCCGTGGCCCTCCTCGTTGAGACCATCGACAAGGTCCAGGACAGGCTGAACCCGCGGCTGCAGGTGGACGGCGTGCTGGCCACCATGTACGACGCACGCACGCTGCACAGCCGCGAAGTGATCACCCGGCTGGTGGAGGCGTTCGGTGACAAAGTCTTTGAAACCGTCATCAAGCGCTCCATCAAGTTCGCGGATGCCACCGTGGCTGCGGAGCCCATCACCAGCTACGCCGGAAACCACGTGGGTGCTGACGCCTACCGCCGGCTGGCCAAGGAGCTGATCTCCCGCGGCGGCGCACCCTAA
- the prpB gene encoding methylisocitrate lyase, with the protein MLYSKTTPEQKRIRFRELLASGTIQQFPGAFNPLSARLIEEKGFAGVYISGAVLANDLGLPDIGLTTLTEVATRAGQIARMTDLPSIVDADTGFGEPMNVARTVQELENAGLAGCHIEDQFNPKRCGHLDGKNVVDLDTATKRIRAAADARRDPNFLIMARTDIRATDGLEAAQQRAKALVEAGADAIFPEAMKDLSEFKAIRDAVDVPILANMTEFGKSALFTVDELAGVGVNMVIYPVTLLRSAMGAAERTLESIKSDGTQEAQVPNMLTRARLYDLVDYEAYNHFDTGVFNFRIPGV; encoded by the coding sequence ATGCTGTACTCAAAGACAACCCCGGAACAGAAGCGGATCCGGTTCCGGGAACTGCTGGCCTCCGGGACCATCCAGCAGTTCCCCGGCGCCTTCAACCCGCTCTCCGCCCGCCTGATCGAGGAGAAGGGCTTCGCCGGCGTCTACATCTCCGGCGCCGTCCTGGCCAACGACCTGGGCCTGCCGGACATCGGCCTGACCACGCTGACAGAGGTGGCCACCCGTGCGGGCCAGATTGCCCGCATGACGGACCTTCCCTCGATCGTCGACGCCGACACCGGGTTCGGTGAACCGATGAACGTGGCCCGCACCGTGCAGGAACTGGAAAACGCCGGCCTGGCCGGCTGCCACATCGAAGACCAGTTCAACCCCAAGCGCTGCGGCCACCTGGACGGCAAGAACGTGGTGGACCTGGATACTGCCACCAAGCGGATCCGGGCCGCCGCCGACGCCCGCCGGGACCCGAACTTCCTCATCATGGCCCGTACCGACATCCGGGCCACCGATGGACTGGAGGCGGCGCAGCAGCGAGCCAAGGCCCTGGTTGAAGCCGGCGCGGATGCAATCTTCCCCGAGGCCATGAAGGACCTGAGCGAGTTCAAGGCCATCCGGGACGCGGTGGACGTGCCGATCCTGGCCAACATGACCGAGTTCGGCAAGAGCGCGCTCTTCACCGTGGATGAACTGGCGGGCGTGGGCGTCAACATGGTCATCTACCCGGTAACGCTGCTCCGTAGTGCCATGGGCGCTGCTGAGCGTACTCTGGAATCGATCAAATCCGACGGCACCCAGGAGGCACAGGTTCCAAACATGCTGACCCGTGCCCGGCTCTACGACCTCGTTGACTATGAGGCCTACAACCACTTTGACACCGGGGTGTTCAACTTCCGGATCCCCGGAGTCTGA
- a CDS encoding sensor histidine kinase — translation MIHRWSIARRLFLANLLIVVSFIAIVGTAAYVDARDRTYDEAGRRMEGVAASIAANPLVLQAAATPDPSALLQPYAKDVTSAAHIDFITIMAPDRTRWTHPRDEELGHPYIGSIDAALQGRAFTEVTAGTLGPSVRTIVPVKDAQGTVKALVAAGVTVRSVDVAFTGRLPVLLAVGIALLVGGSLASWLLGRYLRRVTRGWGPEQLAQLFTYYESVLHSVREGLILIDAKKRVVMYNDQAAELLGLAETGSNDPTRPPSLADLPLDSELRSLFDSGRTTKDEMVLTGSRVLVVNQGPARGPESPGARGKVPVYGTVATLRDRTEIEALGNELQTMRTLSDALRAQTHEHANRLHTMVSLLELGRTGEALDFATQDLALSQQLTDDMVSSIDEPVVGALVMGKVAEAHERGVQLDVSTLGSGAAPGVAVQDLVTILGNLLDNAIDAAADAPPPRRVVLTLEADEEGLDIAVNDSGAAIDPADSEKIFRHGFSTKPAGMGGRGIGLALVRQAVQRLGGTLAINGRRGAKFEVFLPAAVSADKEHRQ, via the coding sequence ATGATCCACCGCTGGAGTATCGCCCGCCGGCTCTTCCTGGCGAACCTGCTGATCGTCGTATCCTTCATCGCCATTGTGGGGACTGCGGCCTACGTGGACGCCCGGGACCGTACGTATGACGAGGCGGGGCGCCGCATGGAAGGAGTGGCTGCCTCCATCGCCGCCAATCCCCTGGTGCTCCAGGCCGCCGCCACGCCGGACCCGTCCGCCCTGCTGCAGCCTTACGCCAAGGACGTCACCAGCGCCGCCCACATCGACTTCATCACCATCATGGCTCCTGACCGGACCCGCTGGACACACCCGCGGGACGAGGAACTGGGCCACCCGTACATCGGCTCCATCGACGCTGCATTGCAGGGCCGGGCCTTCACCGAAGTCACCGCCGGCACCCTGGGCCCCTCGGTCCGGACCATCGTTCCGGTCAAGGACGCCCAAGGGACCGTGAAGGCGCTGGTGGCGGCGGGTGTCACCGTCCGCAGCGTCGACGTGGCCTTCACCGGCCGCCTGCCGGTCCTGCTGGCCGTCGGCATCGCCCTGCTGGTGGGCGGATCCCTGGCGTCGTGGCTGCTGGGCAGGTATCTGCGGCGAGTGACGCGCGGCTGGGGGCCCGAACAGCTGGCGCAGTTGTTCACCTACTACGAATCAGTGCTGCACTCGGTGCGCGAAGGGCTGATCCTCATCGATGCCAAGAAGCGCGTGGTGATGTACAACGACCAGGCTGCCGAACTGCTGGGCCTCGCCGAAACGGGCAGCAACGATCCCACGCGGCCCCCATCCCTGGCAGACCTCCCCCTGGACAGCGAGCTGCGCAGCCTGTTCGATTCGGGGCGCACCACCAAGGACGAGATGGTGCTGACCGGTTCCCGCGTGCTGGTGGTCAACCAGGGCCCGGCCAGGGGGCCCGAGTCCCCTGGGGCGCGGGGGAAGGTCCCCGTGTATGGAACAGTGGCCACGCTCCGGGACCGGACGGAAATCGAGGCACTGGGCAACGAGCTGCAGACCATGCGGACCCTTTCGGATGCGCTGCGGGCCCAGACCCATGAACACGCCAACCGGCTCCACACCATGGTCTCGCTCCTGGAGCTTGGCCGGACGGGCGAAGCCCTCGATTTCGCCACCCAGGACCTGGCCCTGAGCCAGCAGCTGACGGACGACATGGTGAGCTCGATTGATGAACCGGTGGTGGGAGCCCTGGTCATGGGCAAGGTGGCCGAGGCCCACGAGCGCGGCGTCCAGCTGGATGTTTCCACCCTCGGCTCGGGCGCCGCACCCGGGGTGGCCGTCCAGGACCTGGTGACGATCCTGGGCAACCTGCTGGACAACGCGATTGATGCTGCTGCCGACGCCCCTCCCCCGCGGCGGGTGGTGCTGACGCTGGAGGCGGACGAGGAAGGACTGGACATCGCCGTCAACGATTCCGGGGCGGCCATCGACCCCGCGGATTCGGAAAAGATCTTCCGGCACGGGTTCAGCACCAAGCCCGCCGGGATGGGGGGCCGGGGCATTGGACTGGCGCTGGTCCGGCAGGCCGTGCAGCGTTTGGGCGGTACGCTGGCCATTAATGGCCGGCGCGGCGCCAAGTTCGAAGTATTCCTGCCTGCGGCGGTCTCCGCGGATAAGGAGCACAGACAGTGA
- a CDS encoding response regulator, translating to MSNIRVLVVEDEAIASAAHAAYVGRLEGFELAGTAPDGQSALRLLNEFVAAGEPVELVLLDMNLPDLHGLDIARRMRSAGILADIIAITAVRELAIVRSAVAIGVVQYLIKPFTFATFSDKLENYRQFRQQLAGSNGGPGKGGASQSEVDQAFASLRAPSELPLPKGLSTSTLGSVQEFLRGQPEAVSATEVMDALGMSRVTARRYLEYLADAGTVSRTARYGTPGRPENEYRWNAR from the coding sequence GTGAGCAACATCCGGGTCCTCGTCGTCGAAGACGAGGCCATCGCTTCCGCGGCCCATGCCGCGTACGTGGGGCGGCTGGAAGGGTTTGAGCTCGCGGGGACTGCACCCGATGGCCAGTCCGCCCTGCGGCTCCTCAATGAATTCGTGGCGGCGGGAGAGCCGGTGGAACTTGTCCTGCTGGATATGAACCTGCCCGACCTGCACGGCCTGGACATCGCCCGGCGGATGCGCTCCGCCGGGATCCTCGCGGATATCATCGCCATCACCGCCGTGCGCGAGCTGGCAATCGTCCGCAGCGCCGTCGCCATCGGCGTGGTCCAGTACCTGATCAAGCCCTTCACGTTCGCCACCTTCTCGGACAAGCTGGAAAACTACCGCCAGTTCCGGCAGCAGCTGGCGGGTTCCAACGGCGGTCCCGGCAAGGGAGGTGCCTCGCAAAGCGAGGTGGACCAGGCTTTTGCGAGCCTCCGTGCGCCGTCCGAACTTCCCCTTCCCAAAGGCCTGTCCACCTCGACCCTCGGCTCGGTCCAGGAGTTCCTGCGCGGCCAGCCCGAAGCAGTGTCCGCCACCGAGGTCATGGATGCCCTGGGTATGTCCCGGGTAACCGCGCGGCGCTATCTGGAATACCTTGCCGACGCGGGCACCGTTTCCCGGACCGCGCGCTACGGCACCCCGGGAAGGCCGGAGAACGAGTACCGCTGGAACGCGCGCTGA
- a CDS encoding MmgE/PrpD family protein — MVKEHHVRVYKSEENLPREDQLAYKIAQVAADPVAVSDEVTDMVINRVIDNASVAIASLNRAPIVAARAQALTHGPSTGGKGSKVFGIEERVAPEWAAWANGVAVRELDYHDTFLAADYSHPGDNIPPILAVAQHVGSSGHDLIRGIATGYEIQVNLVKAICLHKHKIDHVAHLGPSAAAGIGTLLGLDVETIFQSVGQALHTTTATRQSRKGEISTWKAHAPAFAGKMAVESADRAMRGQTSPVPIYEGEDGVIAWMLDGPDASYMVPLPTPGEAKRAILDTYTKEHSAEYQAQAWIDLARKLHGEHPEVTDPANVESVLIKTSHHTHYVIGSGANDPQKYSPTASRETLDHSIPYIFTVALQDGAWHHVDSYAPERAARPDTVELWHKVTTVEDAEWTRRYHSLDIAEKAFGGSVEITLKDGTVITDQIAVADAHPLGARPFAREQYVNKFRTLAAGLVEEAEIERFLAAVERLPELAAGELDQLNITAAPGVIDLAAAPKGLF; from the coding sequence ATGGTTAAGGAACACCACGTCCGCGTCTACAAGAGCGAAGAGAACCTGCCCCGCGAGGACCAGCTCGCCTACAAGATCGCCCAGGTCGCGGCCGATCCCGTCGCCGTCTCCGACGAAGTCACCGACATGGTCATCAACCGCGTCATCGACAACGCCTCGGTGGCCATTGCTTCCCTGAACCGCGCCCCGATCGTCGCTGCCCGGGCCCAGGCGCTCACCCATGGTCCCAGCACCGGAGGCAAGGGCTCCAAGGTCTTCGGCATCGAGGAACGGGTTGCACCGGAATGGGCTGCCTGGGCCAACGGCGTGGCCGTACGGGAACTCGACTACCACGACACCTTCCTCGCCGCCGACTACTCCCACCCCGGTGACAACATTCCCCCGATCCTCGCCGTGGCCCAACACGTTGGGTCCAGCGGGCACGACCTCATCCGCGGCATCGCCACCGGCTACGAAATCCAGGTCAACCTGGTCAAGGCCATCTGCCTGCACAAGCACAAGATCGACCACGTCGCCCACCTCGGCCCCTCCGCCGCCGCCGGCATCGGCACCCTGCTGGGCCTCGACGTCGAGACGATCTTCCAGTCGGTGGGCCAGGCGCTGCACACCACCACCGCAACCCGGCAGTCCCGCAAGGGCGAGATCTCCACCTGGAAGGCGCACGCCCCGGCGTTTGCCGGCAAAATGGCCGTCGAGTCCGCGGACCGGGCCATGCGGGGCCAGACCTCACCCGTGCCGATTTACGAGGGCGAGGACGGCGTCATCGCCTGGATGCTCGACGGCCCGGACGCCTCCTACATGGTCCCGCTCCCCACTCCGGGCGAAGCCAAGCGTGCCATCCTGGACACCTACACCAAGGAGCACTCCGCCGAGTACCAGGCGCAGGCCTGGATCGACCTGGCCCGCAAGCTCCACGGTGAGCACCCGGAGGTCACCGACCCGGCCAACGTCGAGTCCGTGCTGATCAAGACCAGCCACCACACGCACTACGTGATCGGCTCGGGCGCGAACGATCCGCAGAAGTACAGCCCCACCGCCAGCCGCGAGACCCTGGACCACTCCATCCCCTACATCTTCACGGTGGCGCTGCAGGACGGCGCCTGGCACCACGTGGACTCCTACGCCCCGGAGCGCGCCGCGCGTCCGGACACCGTGGAGCTGTGGCACAAGGTCACCACGGTGGAAGACGCGGAATGGACCCGCCGCTACCACTCCCTGGACATCGCCGAGAAGGCCTTCGGCGGTTCCGTGGAGATCACGCTCAAGGACGGCACCGTCATCACGGACCAGATCGCCGTGGCCGACGCGCACCCGCTGGGCGCCCGGCCGTTCGCCCGGGAACAGTACGTGAACAAGTTCCGCACGCTGGCCGCCGGCCTGGTGGAAGAGGCTGAAATCGAAAGGTTCCTCGCCGCCGTCGAACGCCTCCCCGAACTCGCCGCCGGCGAGCTGGACCAGCTGAACATCACCGCCGCCCCCGGCGTGATCGACCTCGCGGCGGCACCGAAGGGACTCTTCTGA